Genomic DNA from Fervidobacterium thailandense:
ACCAAGAGTAACCAAGCAAGGACTTTTGTTCGAGCTATTTGGAACACAACGGACAATAGCACTATTTTGCGTACTTGGACTAATCGATGAAAGCTTTTCGCCGATTGCTTATCCGATGCCATTGAAGCAGTCCTCGAACGGACAATAGGAGGTCCTTTTCCATGAACCTTACAAAGGACCAAAAGGAAGCACTGGAAAAAATTATCAAATTCCTTAGCTCACCCTCGAAACAGATCTTTATCCTAACCGGTTATGCTGGAACCGGCAAGACAACGCTCTTGTCCCTCGTGGTCGAGTATTTAGAAAAAGTGGGAATGACTTACGCTTTACTCGCACCAACCGGTAAAGCTGCACACGTTCTAAAACAGAAAACTGGACGAAAAGCCTTTACGATTCACAAAGCAATATACGACTTTCAAGATATCGAAATAGAACAATCTGGAAGTAATTATGAAGCAACTCGCTGGGACGACGAAGACGAAGCGGAAACTCTGGACATCACACTGAAATTTCGATTAAAGAATAAAGAAGATTTCCAAGCAGATGTTTATATCATAGATGAAGCTTCATTAATATCGGACGAGAAAAACGGTCCGAAGAGTAATCTCGTCTTCGGAAGTGGAAAGCTCCTCAGCGACTTGATAAAATTTACAAAAGGTGCGAAACTTATCCTCTGTGGAGATCCTGCCCAACTTCCTCCGGTGGGTTCTAATGAATCTGTAGCCTTAGATGAGGAGTACATAAGAAGTAAATTCGGTTTGGTGGTGGAAAAAGCCGAACTTCGCGAGGTAGTACGAATTGGGGAAGATAACCACCTATTGAAGCTACTAATTTCACTTCGAAAAGCTATAGAATCCGAGCAATACGGGAATATCAATATTCCAGAAGAATTATGTGTTTGTCACAGCAGCATTGAAGACCTCGTAAGGAAACTTTTTTCAGCAAAGGACGTAAGTTCTGTTATAATCACTCATACCAACGAGGCTGTTCAGTACTACAACTCCTTAGTTCACTCGAAAATCTTCGGTGACGGTCAAGCACTCCATCCCAACCAAAACCTATTGGTTTACAAAAACTACTACCCTTCTCCAGAACTCCAACTGTTCAATGGTGAATTGATAACTGTTGTTGATGTTGGTGAAATAGAAATCGTTGATGTTTCGTCGAAAAGAGAGGACAAAGTCTCCTATCAAAATTGTACCATCCGCTTTTTTGACTTTGAAAAGAACAGGTACGAAATCCTGAGAACGAAGATACTCCTTGACTTCTTCCATTCTGAAGATCCGGACCTCTCCCCTGAGCTATACAGGAAATTATTCCGAGTGGCTTTGCTAAAAAATTATGAGCTCAGAAATTTCAACAACGAATTGAGGAAACTTGAACACGAGCTAAAGAAGAATGCTGAGAATGCAATCCTGAAAGAAAAATTCCGATTTCTCAAGAAATATTTTGGAAGGCTACTCTTAAGCAACCCGTATTTCAACCCTCTCCTGGCTAAATTGGGTTACGCAGTCACCTGTCACAAGGCACAAGGAAGTGAGTGGGAAAATGTCATCGTAGACTTGGCAACAAAGAACCTGGCACCGGGCAACGAACAATTTTGCAGGTGGTTGTACACAGCTTTCACCCGAGTAAAAAAAGACCTCTTCATCGTGAATTGCAATGTCCTGAATCGATTTTCGAGGATAAATGTTGCACCGATTAAAGTTGAGTCATTGGATAAGATTTCCAAATGCCAAGAAATAAATGACGATAGACTGGCTGACGAAAAAATAGTTCAGTCGTTAAACAGATACGGCTTTCAAATTCTTGCCTTTAGAAAATGCCATTTCCGAGATAGATACGAACTTTCTTGTGAACTTGGTCGGGCCAGAATAGACCTTCTCTACGACTCCAAAGGGTTTTACACAAGACTTGAAATAACTGTGTCAAACGAAGAAGTCAAGCAATTGATGGAGCAGTGGGTTTCTGAGTTGATGGCTTCAAAGGACTGTTGAATTAAAAGACAAATTCTCGTTGAGCTTGAATTTCGTGGAGGTGAGCTTCTTGGCATTTGTCAATGTTTTGAGGATGAACGTGCAAACATACATCGAGCTCCTCCGAAACGGGGTAATAACAATTGAAGAGGCTGTCAAAGATTTGGAAATGCTCGATGAAGATGAACGTGACATAAAATTGCGACTACAATACGGGATTGTTGAAGTTCTCATGAGAGGTGGAGCTCTGGATAGTTCGATACTCTCAAAAGTCCTTCAACTACCAGACGACTTCGGGACGTTAAAATTACTTGGCAGCTACAAATTTGAATTTCCCGTCGTTATCACACGAAATAAGAGCGGAAAAATCGTAGAGGGATTAGCCATTGAAAGTTCGGTATCCTTTACCAACATTCCGAACGCGGAAGAAGGGGTCAAAATTATTGAAAACATTCTTGGAAAAAAGCTTATTGTTCTCTTTAGCGAACCTTTCTCGGGCAATTCATTTATGCTCCCACTCTACCTCTCCGTTGCAACATGTGGAAAGATACAAGAAATGCTGCCTCACATCCTTTTCACCGGAGGTTTTAAGAGCCTTCACGGACTATTGCCCACCGATTACGTAGACGCAAAGCAAAAAACGGCAAATGCGGAAGGAAAAGAGTTGGTAATTATAGATGAGCTCGGAGATTTGAGAAAATTCAGCAACTTCATAACAAGTGAAGAAAAGCACGTGCCTCTTTTTGTTGGCTCGAAAATCACGCAAAAAAAGGCGGAGGATGAGTACAAAAAACTTCATACTGCCGTTTTAGAGACCAAAAACGTTCCTACTCCTGAGCTCTTGGTTAAGCTCCTTGGAGAGGAACCATACGTTTGCTGGGAGGGGGATTTAGATGTATCACAGTTCGAAGACATAGCGCAGGAAATTGTCGAATTTCTCAGAGGCGACAGGTTTAAGATACAAAAGGTCGGTGACTTTATTCCGCACATTGCGATGAAGGTTCCAATATCGCTTGCGTTTTTAGTCGGTCTCAAACTTAAACCTTACAGAAAGCTCGTTTTATACCACTTCGACACAGATAAATATTTTCCCGTTCTTGATCTGAGCAGCAACCCAAGAGAAGTTGCTTCTCGTAATGTTAGCCAGGGGAACTTCAAAAAAATCGAGTTTTCGCTTAAAAATTTGACGAATGACTCGAATACAGTTCTTAGTAATCATGAGTTCGCAATAATCATCGATATGGCTGGACGCTCGATCCAGGACGCCGTTGAAAAGTTTCTTTTAACGAACGATAAAAAAATGCAAGTGGTGACAATCACACACAAGAACAGCGGTTGCGTTCCTCTTTCTAATTGGAGTGAAGAGGTGGCTGAGATTAAGAGTGTGATTAACATGTTCAACTCGAGCAAAACGGTGTATCATCTTTTCTTCAGTTGCCCCGTACCAATTGGTTTTGGTCTGGGACTGGCTCTGAAGGAGGATACCCACAAACTAAACGTCTACCACTTCTTTCAAGGAGAATATCGATTAGTCTATTCAAACATCCAAAAACAATGAAT
This window encodes:
- a CDS encoding ATP-dependent DNA helicase, producing MNLTKDQKEALEKIIKFLSSPSKQIFILTGYAGTGKTTLLSLVVEYLEKVGMTYALLAPTGKAAHVLKQKTGRKAFTIHKAIYDFQDIEIEQSGSNYEATRWDDEDEAETLDITLKFRLKNKEDFQADVYIIDEASLISDEKNGPKSNLVFGSGKLLSDLIKFTKGAKLILCGDPAQLPPVGSNESVALDEEYIRSKFGLVVEKAELREVVRIGEDNHLLKLLISLRKAIESEQYGNINIPEELCVCHSSIEDLVRKLFSAKDVSSVIITHTNEAVQYYNSLVHSKIFGDGQALHPNQNLLVYKNYYPSPELQLFNGELITVVDVGEIEIVDVSSKREDKVSYQNCTIRFFDFEKNRYEILRTKILLDFFHSEDPDLSPELYRKLFRVALLKNYELRNFNNELRKLEHELKKNAENAILKEKFRFLKKYFGRLLLSNPYFNPLLAKLGYAVTCHKAQGSEWENVIVDLATKNLAPGNEQFCRWLYTAFTRVKKDLFIVNCNVLNRFSRINVAPIKVESLDKISKCQEINDDRLADEKIVQSLNRYGFQILAFRKCHFRDRYELSCELGRARIDLLYDSKGFYTRLEITVSNEEVKQLMEQWVSELMASKDC